The following coding sequences lie in one Bacteroidota bacterium genomic window:
- a CDS encoding site-specific integrase translates to MTTIKLDKVKHKGKEVLLLKFPYNFELQTIAKRLPDARWSKTHKAWYTPYSVETLHEVKKLFTGKAAIDAGILKERLAFAKTAPPDIKEYPFTDEARNKIEKFKSWMRSKRYSESTIGTYSDALKTFLKFYSNKTISEITNEDVIEFNNKYILTNNLSASFQNQVVNAIKLFFSEIEKNVLDIKNIHRPKKPFTLPDVLSLNEVEKMLNSLDNIKHKTMLALIYSGGLRRSELLNMQINDVDSKRMIITIRGAKGNKDRIVPLAETILEMLRKYYPEYKPKKYLFEGQKGEKYTETSLAEVFHKAKRLAKINKSVSLHTLRHSYATHLLEGGTNLRYIQELLGHKNPKTTQIYTHVSSEGLGKVTSPLEKLKLK, encoded by the coding sequence ATGACAACCATTAAACTTGATAAAGTAAAACACAAAGGAAAAGAAGTTTTATTATTGAAATTTCCTTACAATTTTGAATTGCAAACCATCGCGAAGCGCCTGCCTGATGCCAGGTGGAGCAAAACCCACAAAGCATGGTATACCCCCTATTCGGTGGAAACTTTACATGAAGTAAAGAAACTATTTACCGGTAAAGCCGCCATTGACGCAGGTATTTTAAAAGAAAGACTGGCTTTTGCCAAAACGGCCCCACCGGATATAAAAGAATACCCGTTTACAGATGAAGCGAGAAACAAAATTGAAAAATTTAAAAGCTGGATGCGCTCAAAAAGGTACAGCGAAAGCACCATTGGAACATACAGCGATGCATTGAAAACATTTTTAAAATTTTATTCGAACAAAACTATTTCAGAAATAACGAATGAGGATGTGATAGAATTTAACAACAAGTACATTTTAACGAATAATTTATCGGCATCGTTCCAGAACCAGGTAGTGAACGCCATTAAATTATTTTTTTCGGAAATAGAGAAAAATGTACTGGATATTAAAAACATACACCGCCCCAAAAAACCATTCACACTGCCGGATGTATTAAGTTTAAACGAAGTTGAAAAAATGCTGAACAGCCTGGATAATATTAAACACAAAACCATGCTCGCGTTAATTTACTCAGGCGGATTAAGAAGGAGTGAATTATTGAACATGCAGATAAATGACGTTGATTCAAAACGCATGATCATTACCATAAGAGGGGCAAAAGGAAATAAAGACAGGATTGTTCCTTTGGCTGAAACAATTTTAGAGATGCTTCGGAAATATTATCCGGAATACAAACCAAAGAAATACCTTTTTGAGGGACAAAAAGGCGAAAAATACACAGAAACCAGTCTTGCCGAAGTATTTCATAAAGCAAAAAGATTGGCAAAAATAAATAAAAGTGTTAGCTTACATACTTTAAGGCACAGTTATGCCACCCATCTGCTAGAAGGCGGCACAAATTTGAGGTATATACAAGAGCTATTGGGACATAAGAACCCCAAAACCACTCAAATTTATACCCATGTAAGCAGTGAGGGATTGGGAAAAGTTACCAGCCCGCTTGAAAAATTGAAATTGAAATAA